In Oikeobacillus pervagus, one DNA window encodes the following:
- the queE gene encoding 7-carboxy-7-deazaguanine synthase QueE yields the protein MMKKLPVLEIFGPTIQGEGMVIGQKTMFVRTAGCDYSCSWCDSAFTWDGSAKKDIQWMTAEEVWVKLQEVGGESFSHVTISGGNPGLLPQIAEFIRVLKANGIQTALETQGSKWQDWFTEIDELTISPKPPSSHMEIDEEVLRKIVERLEESGTTFSLKTVIFDEKDLTFARNLYKMFPNTSFFLQVGNEDTAEQDHQTLLMTLLKKYEWLVEEVMKDSVLKNVRVLPQLHTYIWGNKRGV from the coding sequence ATCATGAAAAAGCTTCCGGTATTAGAGATTTTCGGGCCAACGATCCAAGGGGAAGGGATGGTCATCGGTCAAAAAACGATGTTTGTCCGCACAGCAGGATGTGATTATTCCTGTTCATGGTGTGATTCTGCGTTCACTTGGGATGGTTCGGCTAAAAAGGACATTCAATGGATGACTGCGGAAGAAGTTTGGGTGAAATTACAAGAAGTTGGTGGGGAATCTTTTTCTCATGTAACAATTTCAGGGGGAAATCCAGGCCTGTTGCCACAAATAGCTGAATTCATTAGAGTGTTAAAAGCAAATGGCATCCAAACGGCACTGGAAACCCAAGGAAGTAAGTGGCAAGATTGGTTTACAGAAATTGATGAATTAACGATTTCACCAAAACCGCCAAGCTCCCATATGGAAATTGATGAGGAAGTTTTACGGAAAATAGTCGAACGATTAGAGGAATCAGGAACCACTTTTAGTCTAAAAACCGTTATTTTCGATGAAAAAGACTTAACCTTTGCCAGAAACCTATATAAAATGTTCCCGAATACTTCATTCTTTTTGCAAGTAGGGAATGAAGATACGGCTGAACAGGATCACCAAACATTGCTGATGACCCTTCTGAAAAAATACGAATGGCTTGTCGAGGAAGTCATGAAAGATAGCGTTCTGAAAAATGTCAGAGTGCTCCCCCAACTCCATACCTATATATGGGGGAATAAACGAGGAGTATAA
- the queD gene encoding 6-carboxytetrahydropterin synthase QueD: MMQQIYPAPYHHFRFELNKDFHFAAAHYIPCEDAGKCRQVHGHTYFANITIVGNELNDSGFLVNFQDLKKLIHQRFDHTLLNEDSLFDDQDSEKFPTTEIVAKTVAEIIQQHLDQLPNKPKCIQVFLRETPTSYCVYRPISGANLS, encoded by the coding sequence ATGATGCAGCAAATCTACCCGGCCCCTTATCATCATTTTCGTTTTGAATTGAATAAAGACTTTCATTTTGCCGCCGCTCATTATATTCCATGCGAGGATGCCGGCAAATGTCGACAAGTCCATGGTCATACGTATTTTGCCAATATCACGATTGTCGGTAATGAGCTAAATGATTCTGGATTTCTAGTAAACTTTCAAGATTTAAAAAAACTGATTCATCAACGATTTGACCATACTCTTTTAAATGAAGATTCTTTATTTGATGATCAAGATAGCGAGAAATTCCCGACGACGGAAATCGTAGCGAAAACAGTAGCTGAAATCATCCAACAACATTTAGATCAGTTACCGAATAAACCAAAATGTATCCAAGTTTTCTTGCGGGAGACCCCTACAAGTTATTGCGTGTACCGTCCCATATCAGGAGCCAATCTATCATGA
- the queC gene encoding 7-cyano-7-deazaguanine synthase QueC gives MKNEKAVVVFSGGQDSTTCLFWAKKRFKEVHVVTFDYGQRHQLEIECAKEIANDLNVPHHILNMSLLNQLAPNALTRSDIEITEKEGEPPSTFVEGRNLLFLSFAAVLAKQHGARHIITGVCETDFSGYPDCRDAFIKSLNVTLNLAMDYSFVVHTPLMWLDKAETWELADELDAFDYVREKTLTCYNGIKGDGCGECPACHLRQRGLKTYLAKRGGGGK, from the coding sequence ATGAAGAACGAGAAAGCTGTCGTGGTGTTCAGTGGAGGACAAGATAGCACCACTTGTCTATTTTGGGCAAAGAAACGATTTAAAGAAGTTCATGTGGTGACATTTGATTATGGTCAACGCCATCAATTGGAAATTGAATGTGCGAAGGAAATTGCCAATGATTTAAATGTCCCCCATCATATATTGAATATGTCGTTATTGAATCAACTGGCACCGAATGCTTTAACAAGATCAGATATTGAGATTACAGAAAAAGAAGGGGAGCCACCTTCCACCTTTGTAGAAGGAAGAAACTTGTTGTTTTTATCTTTTGCTGCTGTATTGGCGAAGCAACATGGAGCCAGACATATCATCACAGGGGTGTGTGAAACGGACTTCAGCGGCTACCCCGATTGTCGAGATGCCTTTATTAAATCATTAAATGTGACGCTCAATTTAGCGATGGACTATTCATTTGTTGTCCATACGCCATTAATGTGGTTGGATAAAGCAGAAACATGGGAGTTAGCAGATGAATTAGATGCCTTCGATTATGTACGAGAAAAAACACTCACTTGCTATAATGGAATCAAAGGCGACGGCTGTGGGGAATGCCCTGCATGTCATTTAAGACAACGCGGATTAAAAACATATTTGGCGAAAAGAGGGGGAGGAGGAAAATGA